Below is a window of Culturomica massiliensis DNA.
ACTCCTATCAGGGCTTGTGCGGCATGATCCGACGCAAGACAGGCGGAGCGGACGGTGTGTATTTCACCTACACGGAAGATAAGCCCATCAGCTTCAACCCGTTCTACACCGACGATTACATCTTCGACGTGGAGAAGAAGGACAGCATCAAGACCCTGTTGCTGACGCTCTGGAAGTCGGAGGACGACAAGGTGACAAAGACGGAGAGCGGCGAGCTGGGCAGTGCCGTGAGTGCCTATATTGAGCGCATCCAATCCGACCGTAGCATCGTGCCGTCGTTCAACACCTTCTACGAGTATATGCGTGACGACTACCGCAAGGAACTGGCACAGCGTGACATCAAGGTGGAGAAGTCCGACTTCAACATCGACAACATGCTCACCACCATGCGGCAGTATTACCGGGGCGGGCGTTACGATTTCCTGCTCAACTCCACGGAGAACATCGACCTGCTCGGCAAGCGGTTCATCGTCTTCGAGATAGATTCGATTAAAGAAAACCGCGAACTGTTCCCCGTCGTGACCATCATCATCATGGAAGCCTTCATCAACAAGATGCGGCGGCTGAAAGGCGTGCGGAAACAGCTTATCGTGGAAGAGGCTTGGAAGGCCCTCTCATCGGCGAACATGGCTGAATATCTGCGCTATATGTATAAGACGGTCAGAAAATATTACGGCGAGGCAATCGTGGTGACGCAGGAGGTGGACGACATTATCAGTTCTCCGGTGGTCAAAGAGAGCATTATCAACAACTCGGATTGTAAAATCCTGCTTGACCAAAGGAAATATATGAACAAGTTCGACCAGATACAGGCGTTGCTCGGACTGACGGAAAAGGAGAAGTCGCAGATACTCTCCATCAACATGGCGAACAACCCTTCACGGCTCTACAAGGAGGTGTGGATAGGCTTGGGCGGCACGCAGTCGGCGGTCTATGCCACGGAGGTCAGCGCGGAAGAGTATCTGGCGTACACCACCGAGGAAACGGAAAAAGTGGAGGTTTACCGTCTGGCGGAGAAGCTGGGCGACGACATCGAAGCCGCCATCCGGCAGCTTGCCGAAAGGCGGAGAAACAAGGAATAACTAAAAAACAGAATGTATCAACCAAAAAAGAAAAACGCGTATGAATTTACCAAAAGTGAAAATGCTGCAAGTCAGCAAGTGCCTTATCGGATTGGCGGTCATGATGCTGCAATCCTGCGACGTGGCCGACAACCGCCGCGACATGCTGTGCGGGAACTGGGAGAGCGTGGAGGGAAAACCTGACGTGCTTATCTACAAGGAGGGCGAAGCCTACAAAGTGACGGTGTTCCGTCGTAGCGGTCTGCGCCGCAAGCTCAAGCCGGAAACCTATCTCTTGCAGGAGGAGAACGGCAACCTGTTCATGAACACCGGCTTCCGCATCGACGTGTCCTACAACGAGGCCACGGATGTGCTGACTTTCTCGCCAAACGGGGACTATGTGCGGGTGAAGCCGCAGCCGGGACATCCGACCGAAGAATAACAACCACTAAAATCCAAAGTAACATGAGAACAAGAATAACAATGATTATCTGCCTGTGCCTGCTTTTCGCGGGCAGGGCAAGCGCACAGTGGGTCGTAAGCGATCCGGGCAATCTAGCGCAGGGCATCATCAATGCCTCCAAAAACATCATCCATACCTCCAAGACCGCCACGAACATGGTGAGCAACTTTCAGGAGACGGTGAAAATCTATCAGCAGGGCAAGAAGTATTACGATGCCCTCAAATCGGTGAACAATCTGGTCAAGGACGCCCGCAAGGTGCAGCAGACCATCCTGATGGTGGGCGACATCACAGACATCTATGTGAACAGTTTCCAACGGATGCTCCGTGACGGGAATTTCAGACCCGAAGAGCTTTCCGCAATCGCTTTCGGCTACACGAAACTGCTGGAGGAAAGCAACGAAGTGTTGACGGAACTCAGGAACGTGGTGAACATCACCACGCTCTCCATGACCGACAAGGAGCGCATGGACGTGGTGGAACGCTGCCACTCGAAGATGAAGCGTTACCGCAACCTCGTGAGCTACTACACGAACAAGAACATCTCCGTGAGTTACCTGCGTGCGAAAAAGAAGAACGACCTCGACCGCATCATGGGGCTGTACGGGAACATGAACGAAAGATACTGGTAGCCTATGAAGTTCGACAACCTTCATCAGATTTTACGTTCACTTTATGAGCAGATGATGCCGCTGTGTGGGGACATGGCTGGTGTGGCGAAAGGCATCGCCGGGCTGGGTGCGCTGTTCTACGTCGCCTACCGGGTATGGCAGTCGCTGGCGAGAGCTGAACCGATAGACGTATTCCCGATGCTCCGTCCTTTTGCCATCGGTCTGTGCATCATGTTCTTCCCGACTGTGGTGCTGGGCACGATAAACAGCATCCTCTCACCCGTCGTACAGGGCACGGCAAAGATGCTGGAGGCGGAAACGCTGGACATGAACCGATACCGGGAGCAGAAGGACAAACTGGAATACGAGGCGATGGTACGCAACCCCGAAACCGCCTACCTCGTGTCCAACGAGGAATTTGACAAGCAACTGGAGGAACTCGGCTGGTCGCCCTCCGACATGGTGACGATGGCGGGAATGTATATCGACCGGGGAATGTACAACATGAAGAAGAGCATCCGCGACTTCTTCCGCGAGATACTCGAACTGCTGTTCCAAGCCGCCGCCCTCGTGATAGACACCGTCCGCACCTTCTTTCTCGTGGTGCTGGCGATTCTCGGTCCGATAGCCTTCGCCCTGTCGGTATGGGACGGTTTCCAAAACACGCTCACGCAGTGGATATGCCGCTATATACAGGTCTATCTGTGGCTACCGGTATCGGACATGTTCAGCACCATACTGGCGAAGATACAGGTTCTGATGCTGCAAAACGACATCGAGCGGATGCAGGCAGACCCGAACTTCTCGCTGGATTCGAGCGACGGGGTGTATATCGTATTCCTCTGCATCGGCATCATCGGCTACTTTACCATTCCCACCGTTGCGGGCTGGATTATCCAAGCCGGAGGCATGGGCGGTTACGGTCGCAACGTGAACCAGATGGCGGGACGAGCCGGAAGCATGGCGGGCAGCGTGGCGGGTGCAGCCGCAGGAAACGCAGTCGGACGTGTCGGCAAATTGCTGAAATAATCAATGTGCAATCATAAATTGGAAAATATAAATGGAATTCAAATCACTTAGAAACATCGAATCGTCGTTCAGGCAGATACGCCTGTTCGGTATCGTCTTCCTCTCGCTGTGCGCCGTGGTGACGGTGTGGAGCGTGTGGAACTCCTACCGTTTCGCAGAGAAGCAACGGGAGAAAATCTATGTGCTGGACAACGGCAAGAGCCTGATGCTCGCCTTGTCTCAGGATTTGTCGCAGAACCGCCCGGCGGAGGCACGGGAACATGTGCGCCGTTTCCACGAGATGTTCTTCACGCTATCACCTGAAAAAAGCGCGATTGAACACAACGTGAAACGTGCCTTGCTGCTGGCGGACAAGAGCGTGTACCACTATTATTCGGACTTCGCGGAGAAGGGGTACTACAACCGCATCATCGCCGGGAACATCAACCAAGTGCTGAAGGTGGACAGCGTGGTGTGCGACTTCAACGCCTATCCCTACCGTGCCGTGACCTACGCCACACAGAAAATCATCCGGCAGAGCAACGTCACCGAGCGCAGCCTCGTGACCACCTGCCGCCTGCTGAACGCATCGCGGTCGGATGACAACCCGAACGGTTTTACCATCGAGGGTTTCACCATCATTGAGAACAAGGATTTACAGACTATCAAACGGTAACAGGACATGAAAAGTATCAGAAAATCAATGTGGGGCATGTATTGGAAACTCCACGACAAACGGAAACGCTTGGCGGCAAGTCTCAAAGGGTATCTGGACGGCTTGCCGCCGGAAACACGCCGCCGCATCGTGCTGGGGATGTTCGCCGCCTTCGCGGTGCTTGCCCTTTACACCTTCGGCAGAGCCGTCTATGACATCGGCAGGAACGACGGCTCACATATGGAAACGGGACACGCCGGACGGGTGGAACTGCCGACCCCGGCGGAAACAGGCAATCACTTAACACCTTATTTATATGGAACAGACAAAGAATGAACCGACGAAAGAGAACAAAGCTGCTCCCGAAACGGGGAAACCGAAAAAGGAGCGCGAACCGCTGACAGAGGCGCAACGGCTGAAACGGCAGAAGATGATCGTGCTGCCCGCTATGGTGTTGGTGTTCATCGGGGCGATGTGGCTGATATTCGCCCCGTCCTCCGGCAAGGAGCAACCGCCGGGAACGGACGGATACAACACCGAGATGCCCGACGCTGACAAGGCGAACCGGCAGATTATCGGCGACAAGCTGAAAGCCTACGAGCATGGGGAGATGGAAGAGCGTCAGGAGAGCCGCAACCGTGCCATCGGGCAGCTGGGCGACATGTTCGACCGCGAGATAGCGGGAACGGAGAACGGAGTGGACTTCGACCTCGCCAATCCGGGCGGCAAGGAAGAAAGGGCAAAGCCAGCCACGCCGCAGACCATCCAGTCCTCCGCAGCCGCCTACCGTGACCTGAACGCCACGCTCGGAAACTTCTACGACCAGCCGAAAAACGACAATGCGGAGATGGACGAATTGTTGGAGCGCATCGCATCGCTGGAGTCGGAACTGGAAAGCGAGAGGGGCAAGGCTTCCTCTATGGACGAGCAGGTGGCTCTTATGGAGAAGTCCTACGAGCTGGCGGCAAAGTACATGGGCGGTCAGAACGGAGGACAGCCATCGGCGGAACAGAGGGCAGAGCCAACTACCGTGCAGAAAGGGAAGAAGAACAAGGCAATGCCTATCAGACAGGTGGAGCATCAAGTAGTTTCTTCACTCTCACAGCCTATGAGTAACGCGGAGTTTGTCGCCGCCTTATCGCAGGAACGCAACCGGGGTTTCAACACGGCTGTCGGCACGGCGGAGGTATTGGACAGGAACACCATACCGGCGTGCGTGCATGGGGCGCAGAGCGTGACGGACGGGCAGACGGTAAGGCTGCGCCTGCTGGAGCCTATGGCGGTGGCAGGCAGGACAATACCCCGGGGTGCGGTGGTGGTCGGCACGGGCAAGATACAGGGTGAGCGGCTCGACATCGAGATTACCTCGCTGGAATACGACGGCACGATTATCCCCGTGGAGCTTGCGGTCTATGACACGGACGGACAGCCCGGCATCTTCATCCCGAACTCGATGGAGATGAACGCCGTCCGGGAGGTCGCCGCCAACATGGGCGGCTCGCTGGGAAGCAGCATCAACATCTCCACCAATGCCGGGGCGCAGCTCGCCTCCGACTTGGGCAAGGGGCTGATACAAGGCACGAGCCAGTACATCGCCAAAAAGATGCGAACCGTCAAGGTGCATCTGAAAGCCGGGTACAGGGTCATGCTTTACCAAGAAAAATATTGAAAACAATAAAAATTACCACTAAAATCCAAAAGTAATGAGAAAAGTAATCATCATGTTTGCCCTCGCTATGGGCATCATAACTGCCAACGCGCAGGAGAATGTAACCGTTGAAACGACCAACGGAAGTGAACAACCGACCTTGACGAAGGAGGTCTATCCGCAGAAGGAGGCGGACGGCGACCTATATCACGGGCTGTCACGCAAGCTGACCTTCGACCGCATGATACCGCCGCACGGTCTGGAAGTGACCTACGACAAGACCGTCCACGTCATTTTTCCGGCGGAGGTGCGCTATGTCGATTTAGGCTCGCCCGACCTGATTGCCGGGAAAGCCGACGGAGCGGAGAACATCATCCGTGTGAAGGCTACCGTAAGGAATTTTCCCAACGAAACGAATATGTCCGTCATCACGGAGGACGGCAGTTTCTACACCTTCAACGTGAAGTACGCCGCCGAACCGCTGTTGCTCAACGTGGAGATGTGCGACTTCATCCATGACGGCAGCACGGTGAACCGCCCGAACAACGCGCAGGAAATCTATCTGAAAGAGCTGGGCAGCGAAAGCCCGATGCTGGTGCGCCTTATCATGAAGTCCATCCACAAACAGAACAAGCGCGAGGTGAAGCATATCGGCTGCAAGCGTTTCGGCATCCAATACCTGTTGAAAGGCATCTACACGCACAACGGCTTGCTTTATTTCCACACGGAGATAAAGAACCAGAGCAACGTGCCTTTCGATGTGGACTACATCACTTGGAAAATCGTGGACAAGAAGGTTGCGAAGCGTACTGCCGTGCAGGAGCAGATTATTCTGCCGCTCCGCGCGCAGAACTACGCCACCCTCGTGCCGGGCAAAAAGAGCGAGCGCACGGTCTTCACGATGGCGAAGTTCACCATCCCCGATGACAAGTGCCTCGTGGTGGAATTGAACGAGAAGAACGGCGGCCGTCACCAGTCCTTCGTGATTGAGAACGAGGATTTGGTACGCGCGGGTACCATCAACGAACTTCAAGTACGCTGACCATGAGAAAGTACATCGCAATAATCATCGCGTCGCTTGCCCTTTTTACAGGGCAGGCGCACGCCCAGCGGTGTCTGCCGAAGATGCAGGGCATCGAGGTGAGGGCGGACATGGCGGACGGCTTCAATCTCGGCGGCAAGGACGGCGGGTACAGCTTCGGGGCGGCTCTCTCCACCTACACGAAGAAGGGGAACAAGTGGGTGTTCGGTGGCGAATACCTGTTGAAGAACAATCCCTACAAGGACACCAAGATACCCGTGGCGCAGTTCACGGCGGAGGGCGGCTATTACTTCAAGATACTGTCGGACGCCCGAAAGATTGTTTTCGTCTATGCCGGGGCTTCGGCTCTCGCCGGATATGAGGCGGTAAATTGGGGGAAGAAGGTGCTGCATGACGGCTCCACGCTGCACGACCGGGACGCCTTCATCTACGGCGGTGCGCTGACGCTCGATGTGGAGTGTTACGTGGCAGACCGTATCGCCCTGCTTGCCAACCTGCGGGAGCGTTGCCTTTGGGGTGGCGACACACGGAAGTTCCACACGCAGTTCGGGGTCGGTATCAAGTTCATCATCAACTGACACGGGCATGGAAAGGACGGAAATAGATGCTGTCAGAAGGATGCCGCTTGCGGATTTTCTCGCACGGCTGGGGCATGAGCCTGTCAGAAGGAGCGGTAACGAGCTGTGGTATCTTGCCCCGTACAGGGGCGAGCGCACATCCTCTTTCCGTGTGAACGTGGCGAAACAGCTCTGGTACGACTTCGATGCGCCCATATAGGCTACACAATAAATATCTCTTTGGCAAGAGATTAGGTTAGAGTTCAAATAGGCCTATCCTCAACGACTCAGCTGGAGGGGAAACCCAAAGGTGACAGAAGCATGTCAGTAAAGTCATTAGTCAGCCAATTACCAAGCTGCGACTGTATGGCAAGAGGAAAAGACAGACACAAGGATGAAGCCTAATTGGTTGAACGATAGTTCTGCGGCACCTGTACCAGCCCCGACGTAAGGTAATTGAAATGTCGGGCAGAAGCACCCTATGTAAACCGAAATTACAACAGGGCAAGAACTGGCTTCTGAGCAACCGCAATAAGCGGATACAGAACGTAAGTCGCATCCGACAGTCAGTCCGCCAAATAGTTATTGTGAAAGCAAATGGGGATTCCCTAAATCAGAATGCTGAAAAGCTATGAGCATAGGCTCTGAATATCTGACATGGGAACGGAGCTTCCGTAGTAGTCCGAGCAAGGGAAAGCCTTGTACATGGCGAAGGGAAGCAGTTAGATAACTTAATACAAACAACGGAAAATGTGTGAGACATTATGAGAAGTCCAGAGCAAGTATTAAAAGCTTTAAACAAGCATGGCAAAGTTTCGGATTACAAGTTCGAAAGATTGTATCGCATTTTGTACAACGTGGAAATGTTCTATATGGCTTACCAACGCATCTATGCAAAGCCGGGAAATATGACACCCGGCTCTGACGGTAAAACAATAGACCAAATGAGCACTCAAAGAATAAGCCGCATCATCGCATCCCTAAAGGATGAATCTTACAAGCCGAATCCGGCAAGGAGAAAGTATATACCCAAGAAAAACGGCAAGAAAAGACCGCTTGGCATACCCTCCTTTGAGGATAAGCTTGTGCAGGAGGTAGTACGGACAATTCTCGAAGCTATTTATGAAGAAGTGTTTGAAGATTCTTCACATGGATTCAGACCTAACAGAAGCTGCCATACCGCCTTAACCCGCATACAAAAAACATTCAAAAGTACAAAGTGGTTCATAGAGGGAGACATCAAAGGATTCTTCGACAACATCGACCACAATGTATTGATAGGAATTCTGAGGAAAAGAATCTCTGACGAAAGATTTCTCAGACTCATCCGTAAGTTCTTGAATGCTGGTTACATTGAAAATTGGGAATACCATAACACCTTTTCGGGAACACCGCAAGGAGGTATAATAAGTCCTATATTGGCAAATATCTATCTTGACTGTTTCGATAAGTACATGGAAGAATATACCCGTAATTTCAACAAGGGAAAAGAAAGACATCTAACAAAGGAGTATTCAAGACTCAGCGAACAGATATACAAACTGAAAGCTGAGATTGAAAGTGCGAAAGATGCCGAAAGTGCGAAACAACTTAAAGACAAATATGAGAAACTTAGACGTGAACGGCTAAAGGTTACATGTAGGGATTATATGGACGACACCTATAAAAGACTGAAATACACGAGATACGCCGATGATTTTTTAATCGGTGTTATTGGTAGCAAGGCGGACTGTATCAAAATCAAGTCTGACATAACTCAATATATGCAAGAATGTCTGCATTTGGAAATGTCGCAAGAAAAGACTTTGATAACAAACGCTCAAAAGCCTGCAAAATTTCTCGGATATGAAGTCTTAGTCCGTAAAACTGACGTAACCAAACGTAACAAGTTCAATGTACCAGTCCGAAGTTTCAATGGTACAGTTGTCCTCAAGGTAGCCACAGAAACTGTAAAAAACAGATTGGAACACTATGAAGCCATTAAATATAAGATGGAAAACGGGGTTCAAACGTGGTTTTCTAAATTGAGGGGCAAACTGATGAAAAAGAAAATAGAAGACATAGTAGCACGGTACAACTCTGAAATCAGAGGATTCTACAACTATTACAGTATAGCCAATAACGTCTCGTATGCAGCTTCTAAATTTGGCTACATTATGGAATACAGTATGTATCATACCATTGCAGCAAAAACAAACAGTTCAATCAGTAAGGTCATTGACAAATACAAAAAAGGAAATGACATCATTGTTCCGTATCACGATGCAAAAGGTAAACTACGTTACAGAGTATTCTACAATGAAGGTTTCAAACGCAAACTGCCATCGTCTTTCGCAGATGTGGACAATATCCCATATATAATCACAGTACCACAACCAACGCTGGTTGAAAGGTTAAAATCCGAGGTGTGTGAGTTGTGTGGGAAAGTCGGTCCTGTTGTAATGCATCATGCAAGAAATCTGAATCATCTGAAAGGAGATACGGAATGGGAAAAACTGATGCTCGCAAAACATCGAAAGACTTTGGTCGTATGCACAAGTTGTAATGCAAAAATACAGAGCCATGCAGGATAAAGTCATGTTATCAATGGAGAGCCGTATGCGTGGAGACATGCAAGTACGGTTTGGGGGCAGGTATGAGGAAACCTACTGCCGAAAGGCGGCAAGGCGTCTTGTACCGAGCCTACGTTTGGGCAAGGGCGGCGACATCTTCACGCTTGCCGGGGAGTTTCTGCAAAGCGATGACTTCATGAAGCAAGCGAAGTTCATAGCGGAAGCCGCCAATATGACGGTTGCCGGATGGGAAAAGCCCGTCTATCTCTCGAAGCCGACCGAATCCGTTTTTGAGGATGTGGAGGTCGCTCCGCTGCTCCGCTCACTGCTGACGGAGTATTTAGAGGAACGGGGCATCCCTTACGCCATCGCATCCCGTCACTGCTGCCGCTTGAACTACGGTGTGCGTGGGAAACGGTATTTTGCCGTTGGCTTTCCGAACATGGCAGGTGGCTATGAAGTCAGAAGCCGATATTTCAAGGGTTGCATACCTCCGAAGTCTGTATCACTGGTAAAGGCGAATGACATCCCGGCTGACGAGTGCCTCGTGTTCGAGGGCTTCATGGACTTTCTCTCTGCCGTGACGCTTGGTGTAACCGGTAACGCTGACTGTCTTGTGCTGAACTCAGTCGCCAACGTGGAGAAGGCGGCGGGATTGCTGGACGGATACGGGCGCATCGGCTGCTTCCTCGACCGTGACGAAGCCGGACGGCGGACGCTTGCCGCACTTACCATGCGATACGGGGAACGTGTCACCGACCGTTCCTCCCTCTATGACGGTTGCAAGGACTTGAACGAGTACCTGCAACTGACAACGAAAAAACAGAAAAACAACCATCTAAAAATCGAAGAACAATGAACATACTGAACAACAGAAACAAGAGAACATCAATATTCAAGGCAGTGGCGTTATGCCTGATAGCCGCCATGTCATTCACCCTCGTGTCATGTGACGATGACATGGACATCCAGCAGTCCTATCCCTTCACGGTGGAGGTCATGCCCGTGCCGAACAAGGTAGTAAAGGGGCAGACAGTGGAAATCCGCTGTGAACTGAAAAAGGAGGGCGACTTTTCGGGTACGCTCTATACCATCCGCTATTTCCAGTTCGAGGGGGAAGGCTCGCTCAAAATGGATAACGGCATCACCTTCCTGCCTAACGACCGCTACCTGCTGGAGAACGAAAAATTCCGCCTGTACTACACGGCGGCGGGTGATGAGGCGCATAATTTCATCGTGGTGGTGGAGGATAACTTTAGCAACTCCTACGAACTGGAATTTGACTTCAACAACAGGAATGTAAAGGACGACGATCTTACCATCGTTCCCATCGGCAACTTCAGCCCCTTGTTGAAATGATGCGTGTATTCATGACAATGCTCTGTTCACTTCTGACGGTCTGTTCTGTGTCCGCGCAGATCAGCCGCCAAGAGGGAACGGACGGGCAGGCGGCAATCTACCGACTGCCGCTTATGGAACGTGCTTTTTTATGCTGCCGCTACTTTGAAGGCTGGCACTCAGAAAAACACTACCCATACGTCGGTTGGGGTCACAAACTTTTGCCAAACGAGAAGTATTCGGCACGAACCATGACAAAACGGGATGCGGATGAACTTTTGCGGAAAGACCTGCGCAAATTTGTCGCCATGTTCCGTAAATTCGGGGTTGATTCGATTTTGCTTGGCACGTTAGCTTACAATGTGGGACCGGCGAAGCTGTTAGGCAGCAAAACAATCCCCAAAAGCACCTTAATCAAGAAGCTGGAAGCTGGTGACAGGAACATCTACCGTGAGTATATAGCCTTCTGCAACTACAAAGGAAAACGCCACGCCA
It encodes the following:
- a CDS encoding DUF3876 domain-containing protein, which codes for MNLPKVKMLQVSKCLIGLAVMMLQSCDVADNRRDMLCGNWESVEGKPDVLIYKEGEAYKVTVFRRSGLRRKLKPETYLLQEENGNLFMNTGFRIDVSYNEATDVLTFSPNGDYVRVKPQPGHPTEE
- a CDS encoding DUF4141 domain-containing protein, giving the protein MRTRITMIICLCLLFAGRASAQWVVSDPGNLAQGIINASKNIIHTSKTATNMVSNFQETVKIYQQGKKYYDALKSVNNLVKDARKVQQTILMVGDITDIYVNSFQRMLRDGNFRPEELSAIAFGYTKLLEESNEVLTELRNVVNITTLSMTDKERMDVVERCHSKMKRYRNLVSYYTNKNISVSYLRAKKKNDLDRIMGLYGNMNERYW
- the traJ gene encoding conjugative transposon protein TraJ, translated to MKFDNLHQILRSLYEQMMPLCGDMAGVAKGIAGLGALFYVAYRVWQSLARAEPIDVFPMLRPFAIGLCIMFFPTVVLGTINSILSPVVQGTAKMLEAETLDMNRYREQKDKLEYEAMVRNPETAYLVSNEEFDKQLEELGWSPSDMVTMAGMYIDRGMYNMKKSIRDFFREILELLFQAAALVIDTVRTFFLVVLAILGPIAFALSVWDGFQNTLTQWICRYIQVYLWLPVSDMFSTILAKIQVLMLQNDIERMQADPNFSLDSSDGVYIVFLCIGIIGYFTIPTVAGWIIQAGGMGGYGRNVNQMAGRAGSMAGSVAGAAAGNAVGRVGKLLK
- the traK gene encoding conjugative transposon protein TraK, whose amino-acid sequence is MEFKSLRNIESSFRQIRLFGIVFLSLCAVVTVWSVWNSYRFAEKQREKIYVLDNGKSLMLALSQDLSQNRPAEAREHVRRFHEMFFTLSPEKSAIEHNVKRALLLADKSVYHYYSDFAEKGYYNRIIAGNINQVLKVDSVVCDFNAYPYRAVTYATQKIIRQSNVTERSLVTTCRLLNASRSDDNPNGFTIEGFTIIENKDLQTIKR
- a CDS encoding TraL conjugative transposon family protein, producing the protein MKSIRKSMWGMYWKLHDKRKRLAASLKGYLDGLPPETRRRIVLGMFAAFAVLALYTFGRAVYDIGRNDGSHMETGHAGRVELPTPAETGNHLTPYLYGTDKE
- the traM gene encoding conjugative transposon protein TraM: MEQTKNEPTKENKAAPETGKPKKEREPLTEAQRLKRQKMIVLPAMVLVFIGAMWLIFAPSSGKEQPPGTDGYNTEMPDADKANRQIIGDKLKAYEHGEMEERQESRNRAIGQLGDMFDREIAGTENGVDFDLANPGGKEERAKPATPQTIQSSAAAYRDLNATLGNFYDQPKNDNAEMDELLERIASLESELESERGKASSMDEQVALMEKSYELAAKYMGGQNGGQPSAEQRAEPTTVQKGKKNKAMPIRQVEHQVVSSLSQPMSNAEFVAALSQERNRGFNTAVGTAEVLDRNTIPACVHGAQSVTDGQTVRLRLLEPMAVAGRTIPRGAVVVGTGKIQGERLDIEITSLEYDGTIIPVELAVYDTDGQPGIFIPNSMEMNAVREVAANMGGSLGSSINISTNAGAQLASDLGKGLIQGTSQYIAKKMRTVKVHLKAGYRVMLYQEKY
- the traN gene encoding conjugative transposon protein TraN — encoded protein: MRKVIIMFALAMGIITANAQENVTVETTNGSEQPTLTKEVYPQKEADGDLYHGLSRKLTFDRMIPPHGLEVTYDKTVHVIFPAEVRYVDLGSPDLIAGKADGAENIIRVKATVRNFPNETNMSVITEDGSFYTFNVKYAAEPLLLNVEMCDFIHDGSTVNRPNNAQEIYLKELGSESPMLVRLIMKSIHKQNKREVKHIGCKRFGIQYLLKGIYTHNGLLYFHTEIKNQSNVPFDVDYITWKIVDKKVAKRTAVQEQIILPLRAQNYATLVPGKKSERTVFTMAKFTIPDDKCLVVELNEKNGGRHQSFVIENEDLVRAGTINELQVR
- a CDS encoding conjugal transfer protein TraO translates to MRKYIAIIIASLALFTGQAHAQRCLPKMQGIEVRADMADGFNLGGKDGGYSFGAALSTYTKKGNKWVFGGEYLLKNNPYKDTKIPVAQFTAEGGYYFKILSDARKIVFVYAGASALAGYEAVNWGKKVLHDGSTLHDRDAFIYGGALTLDVECYVADRIALLANLRERCLWGGDTRKFHTQFGVGIKFIIN
- a CDS encoding reverse transcriptase/maturase family protein, with protein sequence MRSPEQVLKALNKHGKVSDYKFERLYRILYNVEMFYMAYQRIYAKPGNMTPGSDGKTIDQMSTQRISRIIASLKDESYKPNPARRKYIPKKNGKKRPLGIPSFEDKLVQEVVRTILEAIYEEVFEDSSHGFRPNRSCHTALTRIQKTFKSTKWFIEGDIKGFFDNIDHNVLIGILRKRISDERFLRLIRKFLNAGYIENWEYHNTFSGTPQGGIISPILANIYLDCFDKYMEEYTRNFNKGKERHLTKEYSRLSEQIYKLKAEIESAKDAESAKQLKDKYEKLRRERLKVTCRDYMDDTYKRLKYTRYADDFLIGVIGSKADCIKIKSDITQYMQECLHLEMSQEKTLITNAQKPAKFLGYEVLVRKTDVTKRNKFNVPVRSFNGTVVLKVATETVKNRLEHYEAIKYKMENGVQTWFSKLRGKLMKKKIEDIVARYNSEIRGFYNYYSIANNVSYAASKFGYIMEYSMYHTIAAKTNSSISKVIDKYKKGNDIIVPYHDAKGKLRYRVFYNEGFKRKLPSSFADVDNIPYIITVPQPTLVERLKSEVCELCGKVGPVVMHHARNLNHLKGDTEWEKLMLAKHRKTLVVCTSCNAKIQSHAG
- a CDS encoding DUF3872 domain-containing protein, with product MNILNNRNKRTSIFKAVALCLIAAMSFTLVSCDDDMDIQQSYPFTVEVMPVPNKVVKGQTVEIRCELKKEGDFSGTLYTIRYFQFEGEGSLKMDNGITFLPNDRYLLENEKFRLYYTAAGDEAHNFIVVVEDNFSNSYELEFDFNNRNVKDDDLTIVPIGNFSPLLK
- a CDS encoding glycoside hydrolase family protein, with translation MMRVFMTMLCSLLTVCSVSAQISRQEGTDGQAAIYRLPLMERAFLCCRYFEGWHSEKHYPYVGWGHKLLPNEKYSARTMTKRDADELLRKDLRKFVAMFRKFGVDSILLGTLAYNVGPAKLLGSKTIPKSTLIKKLEAGDRNIYREYIAFCNYKGKRHAMLLKRRKAEFALLYIP